TAACCAGTGTATTAATGATACAATAATGACACCTGCAAAAGCTAAAGCACCAAGTTTACCTCCAATTCCAAGAAACAAGTTTTTAGACAGCATATATAACAATCCAGTAATGCAACCTGCAGCAATTACAAAACTTATAGATGGTGTTATTTGTGCGCTAGACATACCAACAAAAGCACCACAATATATTACTGTTGGTAGTTTTTTTAGATAATTAGATTGGCTATTTATTTTTGGTACAAATGAGGCTAAAACACCAATAATTCCTGCTGCCAATACACTACCCAAACCAAGATATATATTAATTATATAACACAATAATGCACCTATAGGAACCCAAATTACAACAGACAACCTCTCATAATTATACTTATGATGATGTAAATCTAAATAGCGATAACCAAAAAAGGTAGATAGGATAACTACTATAATTGCAGTGCTAATTAATACATTATTTGCTGTGTATTGTTCTTTAATTATCATGGATAAAAAAATAATCTGAATAAGTAATAACAGAGCAACTGTTAAAAGTCTGATGTATTTGTGTGTTTTCAAAAAAATAAGAAACCGAATTAATTACTAATATTAGTTAGGGAAAAAGATTTAAGGCTACAAAACTACTCTAATAAATTAAATTACCATGCGACCACAAAGCATTTTGTTATTTGACCGTTAGGAAACTTTAGCCATAGTAAAGGTGAATATTTTTCGGATTGATATATGGTTAATTGTGGCTTTATTTGATCTAGAGTCAACCAATTAACATGACTATTCACGTCTAATAACCAATCGGTTTTTTGAGGCTTATAAAATTTACAATCCTTAAACAGCATTAGATCTTTATACTTAAAATAAAAGCCATAAATACAGTTATTGTTTAACGTTTTAAAAGTAATGTTACTTCCATAAGGTACAAAAATTTGCGCCTTAAAATATATTTGCTGTTTTATGGAATCGACATCTAATTGTAATTTATCTAAGTAAGGTTTTGTAGCAGTATTATATAGTAGTGGTAGTTGTTTTAATTTAAGTTTATTTAATTTTTCAATTAAACTATCTCGACGCATAGGTCCAATTAAACAGTCTATTTCAGTGCTCCCTAAACTGGCATCATATAGATAGTATTTAAATTGAATTTCTAAATGAATTGGTTCCGAATTATTTAATATTAAGCAGTCCAATTCGCCAATAGTCTGGTTCACATTTTCCTGTATTTGGATGTTTTCTGACAAAACAGAAATGTCATCAAATTGCTTTAACTCCTCAAACACAAATTGTTCTACACGTTGTCCTAACCTAATATTAGGTCTAACCTTTCTATTAAAAACAAAAGGCCTATCTAATTGCTTAACAAAAGGTTGCATAGTATTTATTTCAGAAAAAAATAAATGTGGTGTATTAAAAAAGCCACTAAATTGGGCCTGAAAATTATCGGTTTTATCGCTCATATTGTTATGTAAAAATAGGTATAATAATTTTTTTTGAAGAATAGTCGTTGAAACCCTTTAAATCGTTGTATTTTTGCACATCTTAAAATTTAAAAATTGCAATTAATTAATGTCTACTAAAACTCTAGAATTACAAGAACGTACAGAAGGAAAAAGTCTTTATAGTTACCAAAAAGGAGCAATCGATAAGATTTTTAAATGTTTTGAAGAAGCGCCTGAAGATTATCATCTATTATATCAACTACCTACAGGTGGTGGAAAAACGGTTATTTTCTCTGAAATTGTAAGACAATACTTAAAACACCACAAAAAACAAGTGTTAGTAATGACACATAGGATAGAATTATGTAAGCAAACATCAAATATGCTTTCAGAATTTGGTGTAAGTAATAAAATTGTAGATAGTAAAGCAGATTTAAGTGATCAAGGTGATTTTAATTGCTTTGTAGCAATGGTTGAGACACTTAATAATCGTTTAACAGATAATAAGCTAGATATTTCAGACATTGGACTAGTAATTATTGATGAGGCACATTACAATAGTTTTACTAAGTTATTTAAGTTTTTTGAAAAATCGTTTATTCTTGGTGTAACTGCGACACCTTTAAGTAGCAATATTAACCTTCCAATGAAGGATAATTATAACGAGCTAATCGTTGGAGAAACCATCCAATCATTAATTGAAAACGAATTTTTAGCGCGTGCCGAAATATTTTCATACAACGTTGGATTAACCTCTTTAGTGGTTGGAGCTAATGGTGATTATACCGTAAAATCATCAGAAGATTTATATACCAATACTGATATGCTAACTAAGCTGATACAAGCTTATGAAGAGCGTTGTAAAGGTAAAAAAACATTAATATTTAATAATGGTATTAATACCTCATTACACGTATATGATACCTTTAGACGTGCTGGATATCCAGTAGCACATTTAGATAATAACAATACTAAAAAAGAGCGTAAAGCCATCTTAAAATGGTTTAAAGAAACGCCTGATGCCATCTTAACTTCTGTAAGTATCTTAACCACTGGTTTTGATGAGCCAACAGTAGATTGTATCATGCTTAACAGAGCAACCAAGTCCTTAACATTGTACTATCAAATGATTGGTCGTGGATCACGTATATTAAAAAACAAAAATAAGTTTATAGTTATCGATTTAGGTAACAATTTACACAGATTTGGACCTTGGGGAAGTGATTTAGATTGGCATAAAATTTTCCGTTCTCCAAATTATTATTTAGATGGTATTTTAAGTGATGAAGAACTTGAAAACAATTTTAGATATGAAATGCCAGAAGATTTGCGCGAGCAATTTAAAAAATCTGACCATGTGTATTTTGATATTAAAAAATGCTACATTGATAGTATTAGAGCAGGAGAAAGCTCTAAAGTTGTATTAGAGCGCTCCATCCAACATCATGCACATATTTGTACAGAAAATAGTGAGGATTTATGGGATGCATTAGCTTTAGCTAAATTATTGGGTGACGATATAGATTACCGTATTTCTAGATATACTAAGTGTATAAGTAAAAGCACGTTTAACTTTGTAGAATGGTTAAAAGACGATTATCGTAAAAAATTAAACGCCTATTTACGTACTAATTTTGATGAGATTTTTGAAGAAATCAATGGTTTTCCACCAGAAGATTAAATCTTAAATGTAACAGTATTCAGTCGCAGTTTGCAGTTGCTTACTTTTGTAAAAACATATTAATAACACAGACTAATTACTATTTAATTATGACTTTTAAAGACCTTGGTTTAGATAAAAACTATATAAAATCTCTTAAGGAATTAGGGATTAAATCGCCAACCGAAATTCAGGCACAAGCGATTCCTATGTTATTAAAATCATCAACCGATTTTATTGGTTTAGCACAAACAGGAACAGGTAAGACAGCTGCTTTTGGACTGCCATTACTACATAAAATTAATCCTAAAAAAGATGCAGTCCAAGCGTTAATAATTGCGCCTACTAGAGAATTGGTTCAGCAAATTAAAAAACAACTATTTAAATTCACCAAGTATAACAACTCTAAAATATTTTTGGAAGGTGTATATGGTGGCGAAAAAATAGACATTCAGTTACGTAACGTTGCTAGAACCACACACATTATAGTGGCTACTCCAGGTCGATTAGTAGATTTAATGACGCGTGAGGCTGTAGATTTATCTCAAGTTAAAACAATTGTTTTAGACGAAGCAGATGAAATGCTAAGCATGGGTTTTAAAAATGATTTAACGACTATTTTAAAAGGCGTTACAGGTCAAAAAAACACATGGTTATTTAGTGCTACAATGTCTAACGATTTAAAAGATATTGTTAAGCGTTACATAGCTGACGAAGCTATACGATTAGAGATAGATAGAAGTAGTGTAGTAAACCAAAACATATCTCATTATTTTGTTGAAACGACGTTGCACGAAAAATCGTCTACATTAATTAGACTTTTAGAAGACAGAGAAAACCAACGTGGAATAATTTTTACAAAAACAAAAGCTGGTGCACAAGCACTAAGACATCAATTAGAAACCGAAGGATTTAACGTTGGTGCTTTGGAAGGTGACATGCAACAAAAAGAGCGTGATAAAGTCATGCGTGCTTTTAAAAATACAACCTTACAATTATTAATTTCTACAGATGTATCTGCTAGAGGTATTGATGTTAATGATTTAGCATTTGTAATTCATCATCAATTACCAGAACATACTGAATATTATACACACAGAAGTGGTCGTACAGCACGTGCTGGTAAAAAAGGAGAATCTATTGCATTAATTTTAGGTAATGAGCATAGTGATCTTAAAAAAGTAGAAACCACATTAGGTATTAAATTTAAACAACTATCTGTTTAATTATAAAATTAAAAAAAGCGACTTAATTAAGTCGCTTTTTTTGTATATACATTTTAGCATTAATTAATGCGTATTCATTTTTCCTTTACGTTTGGCTAATTGTCTTTCTAATTGATTGACAACTTCACTAACACTTTTGTGTAAAGTCTCTTTGCTTTCTTCAGCAAATAATCTAGGACCAGGAGCACTAAGTCTAATACCTGCAATTTTACCAGATTTATCATCATTAGTATTTTCTAATTTAAAAAATACATCAGCACGTACTATAAATTCATATTTATTAAAAAGTTTTTGGATTTTTTCAGTGGTAAATTCCTCTAAAGCCTCACTTGCTTTTACCTTGTCATATTCAAAATTGATATCCATATATTTAGATTTTAAGATTACTTAAAGATAATTAAATTCAATTTCATTTCCATTTAATTTATTAAAAATTTAAGACAAAAAATTATTGATTATCTTTAAACCACAATCAAAAAAACTTTAAATAATGCGTACAATTAAAATTGCTTTACTGCTAATGTCCTTAACAGTAATCTCTTGCAAAGATTCAGGTACCACTGAAACTACAAAAACCGAAGATTTTAAAATCAATTATGAAAAATTCACTCTAAAAAATGGTTTGGAAGTAATCCTTCATGAAGACCATTCTGACCCAATTGTAGCTGTTGCTACCTTAATGCATGTAGGTTCTAACCGAGAAAAACCAGGAAAAACAGGATTTGCTCACTTTTTTGAACATATGTCTTTTAACGACTCAGAGAATGTTCCTGTTGGAGCCAATCGTAAAATGATACCAGAATGGGGAGGAAGTCGTAATGGTGGAACTTCTAATGATTATACTGTGTATTATGAAGTTGTTCCAAAAGACGCCTTTGAAAAAATCATGTGGATTGATTCAGATCGTTTTGGTTATATGATTAACACTGTGACAGAAGCTGCTTTAGAGCGCGAAAAGCAAGTGGTTAAAAACGAAAAACGCCAACGTGTTGATAATGCAGCTTATGGTTATACAGATGAAATTATTAGAAAAAACCTATATCCTGAAGGACATCCTTACAGTTGGACAGTTATTGGTGCCTTACCAGATTTACAAGCAGCAACTATCGATGATGTTAAAGCCTTTTACCAACAATATTATGGTGCAAAAAATGCATCTTTAGTTATTGCTGGAGATATTGATGTTGCTGAAACTAAAAAATTAGTAGAACAATGGTTTGGCGAAATACCAAGTGGACCAGAAGTTGAAGAGCAAAATTTTGAACCTGTTGTATTAAACGAAACTAAGTCGTTATACTTTGAAGACAATTTTGCTAAACTACCAGAAATAAGACTAGTGTATCCTACATTTAAAAACTATCATGAAGACACTTATGCTTTGGATATTTTAGGTCAATTACTTAGCGGAAGCAAAAAATCACCTTTATATAATGTGATTGTTCAAGAACAAAAATTAGCACCTAACGTTGGCACTTACCAAAATAGTAGTGAATTAGCAGGCGAGTTTGTTTTTAGAGTACGTGCTAATGCAGGAACAGATTTAGATCAAGTTAAGTCTGCTATTGACGATGGTTTAAAACGCTTTGAAACTACAGGAGTTAATTCGGCAGATTTAAAACGCATTAAAGCTCAATTAGAAACAGATTTATATCAAGGTGTAAGTACTGCGTTAAATAAAGCATTTCAATTAGTTCAGGATAACGAGTTTAATGGTGATCCTAGTTTTATTACAGAACGTGCCAAATTAACTAATGCTGTTACAGAAGCAGATATTATGCGTGTGTACAATACTTACTTAAAAGGTAAACATGCTGTAATGACTAGCGTTGTACCTAAAGGGCAATTAGATTTAGCTGTAGCTGAAAGTAAAGAAGCAACGGTTTGGATTGAAGAGGTTAAACAAGACGTCGCTAACGAAGAGGTGAGTCAAGGTGAAGAAGCGGTTTACGAGAAAACACCTAGTAAATTTGATAGAAGCGAACCTGATTTTGGTAAACTTCCGGTATTTAAAGCACCTGCAATTTGGAAAGGTGAGTTAGAAAACGGAATGGCTTTATATGGTATAGAAAATAACGAAGTACCTTTAGTGCAGTTTGATATTACAATTCCTGGTGGACAATTATTAGATCCAAAAGGAAAAGAAGGTGTGTCTAATTTATTTAGCGATTTGATGATGCAAGGGACAAAAACAAAAACTGCTGCGGATTTAGAAGAGGCTATTGGTTTATTAGGTGCTAATATTAATATGTATAGTGCAAATGAGGATTTTCATATTACGGGATCGTGTTTAACTAAAAATTTAGACGAAACTATAAAACTAGTTAAAGAGATTATTTTAGAACCTCGTTGGGATGCTAGTGAGTTTAGTAGATTAAAACAAGCATTAGAAACCAGTTTAAAGGGTAGCGAAGCTAACCCAAATGCAATTGCATCTAATGTATTTGACCAATTAATGTATGGTAAGGATAACCGTTTTGGAATTAATAGTTCTGGAACCTTACAAAGTACCAAGGACATTACAATGGAGGATTTAAAAGCTTATTATAAAAATTTATCTCCTAAAAAGGCATCATTCCATATTGCTGGAGCGATTAACAAAACGCAAACCATAGCTGCTTTAAGTCCTTTAAAAGCATGGGAAGGAGAGACTATAAATGTACCAACATTAGCGGTTCAATCAACTAATACAGGCGGAACACTATATTTTGTAGACGTTCCTGATGCTAAACAATCGGTATTATATATTGGTAAATTAGCGTTATCTGGAAAAGACGAAAACGCTAACAATCTTGATTTTGCAAACGAAATCTTAGGTGGTGGATCAAGTGGTCGCTTATTTCAAACCCTAAGGATAGGTAAGGGTTATACTTATGGTGCGTATTCTGGTATTACAAATCGTGAAGCTGTTAGTCCTTTTGCTATTAGATCAAGTGTTCGTGCCAATGCAACTTTAAAGTCTCTAGAAATCATTAAAAACATGGTTAAAGACTATAAACAAAGCTTCACAGACACTGAAGTCGAGTTAACCAAAAACAAAATTCTTAAAGGTAATACTAGAGCTTATGAAAGTTTAGGTGCACAATTAGGTATTTTAAGACGTATTAGTAAATACAATAAAGACGACAATTTTTTAGACACAGATCAAGACGAATTATTATCTATGAATCTGGAAAACTACCAAGCAATTATAGACCAATATTTAAACGAGTCTGAAATGGTATATCTAGTAGTTGGTGACAAAGCTACTCAATTTGAGGAAGTTAAAAAATTAGCTAAACCTGTGGTGCAATTAGATATATACGGAAACAAAATATAACCACTCACTATATATAGTTCTTAAAAGCACAATGTAATCATTGTGCTTTTTTTTATGCTTTACAATTACTGTATATGTAAATATTGTAAAGGTCTAAGATAATTGTATAATGGATTTAGTAGTGTTTATATCCATCTTTGTAGTATAACAATTAGTAACCATTAAACACTAAAATTATGAAGCTAATAAGCATATTATTCAGTCTATTTTTTGCTTCCACAATAGTAGTAAACTCTAATGCTGTTAACACTATGGATCATAGAGGTATTACAAAACAAGTCGTTTATGATGGCTATGATGGAAGAATTTTTTACTTCACAGATATAAAAGATAACACAATTATTATTGAAGATATTAACGCAAGTAAAACCTTAAATAATTATAATCTAGAAGCCAATAAACACGTTGGTAAAGCCTTTAATTTAACTGTAAAACAAAGTACAGAGGATAACATCTACAGCGAAATTGAAGTCGTATCTATTAACCTAATAAATCAATAAATTATGAAAGCATTTAAAAACATAAAATTTGCCCTAATCGCATTTATCGCGTTTAGTTGTCAACACACAGTTAAAGGACAAACTCCAGAGGTTGTTAAACAAGCATTTGAAGCTAAGTATCCAAACGAAAATAATCCAGATTGGGAAGTTGATGCTAACGGAAATTATGAAGCTCAATTTAAACAAAATGGCGAAAAATATAGAGCAGATTTTAGTCCAAGCGGAAATTGGATTGAAACCGAATCGAGCATTAAAAAAGACGACTTGCCTAAAGCTATTAGAGACATTATTAAAAACGAATATGGTAGTGAAGACATTACCGAAGTAGAGCATGTTGATAGTGCGTCAAAAGGCGAATTTTATGACGTAGAGTTTAAGCAAAAAGGTAAAAATAAAGATGTCGAGTTTAGAGCAAACGGAACAATCATAAATTAGTATTGCCTTTAGTTAATAAAGCCCAACTAACCATGTTGGGCTTTTGTAGTTTTATAACCAAATACCATCATGACAACCACAAAAACATTTAAACTTTCAAGTTTACCAAAACTTTTGTTTACCACAGCTAAGTCTTGGTATAAAAGCGAACCCTTCCAACGTAGCGCAATCGTTGCGTATTACGCCATTTTATCCTTACCAGCTTTAATTATAATTATATTAAATTTAGTAGGATCTGTTTGGGGACGTGATATCGTACAAGGTGAATTGTTAGATGAAATCGCTAAAGCCATAGGTCCTGACACTGCCGAAACCATTCGATTAATGATAGTTGGTCGTGGTAATGAAACCACATCATTGTTTACAACAGTCGTTGGTATAGCAACCTTATTATATGGTGCAACAGGAGTCTTTTTTCAGCTTCAAGCTGCTTTTGACAAAATTTGGGATAATGAAGCGGATTATGCCAATGGATTTATAGCAACCCTAATTAGTCGTTTAAAAAGCTTTGGTTTTATATTAATTATTGGATTCTTACTGCTAACTAGTTTTTTACTAACTTCATTATTAAGTACGTTTAGCAATCAATTACAACGCTTTCTTCCAGATAATGTCGTAGAATACCTGTTTGCTTTTGATTTTATAATATCTATTGGATTTATATATGTATTATTTGCTGCTATGTTTAAGTTTTTACCATCTGCAACCATTTCATGGAAGTCGGTTAGGGTAGGTGCATTGTTAACCACGCTACTTTTCTTATTAGGTAAATATCTATTAGCTATATATTTTAATACCATGCAACCAGGATCCACTTATGGAGCAGCAGGTTCTATAATATTAATCATGCTTTGGGTGTCTTATACTAGCTTGATACTATTGTATGGAGCACATTTTACAAAAACCTATGCTAATACTTTTATTAGGGATTAATATTAGGTATTTAATATTTAACTCATGTGTCAATATTGTAAAGGACAACAATAATTGTGTAACAGGTAAAGCTACCTTTTTTCTGACCTTTGTTTAAAACAAATTCAAACCAATTAATTATAAAACGCTATACAAATAGCAACACGTTTTTGATTAATTATAAAACATAAAAAGCTGTGATTAAACCAAGAGAAAAAGCACCAGAATTACAAATCAAATTAGTAAACAATACAACATGGAAATTAAGCGATCAGTCGCCAGAAAATTTCACGTTAGTATTATTTTATAGAGGTAAACATTGTCCTGTTTGTAAAAGTCAGTTAGAAGAACTTCAAAAAAAGTTAGATAAATTTACAGATAGAGGCGTAAATGTTATTGCCATCAGTTCTGATACTGAAGACGTCGCAAAAGCAACACATAAAGAATGGGACATTTCAAATATTCCGTTAGGCTACGATTTTTCAATTGACGAAGCTAGAAAATGGGGATTATTTATTTCTTCAGGAATTAAAGAAGAACCAGAATTATTTACAGAGCCTGGATTATTTTTAATTACACCAGATCAAACCGTGTATTGGGAATCTATCCAATCTATGCCATTTGGAAGACCAGGTTTTAATGATGTCTTAGGTGGTATTGACTACATATTAAAAGCGGATTATCCTGCTAGAGGAGAAGCCTAAAACCTTAGGATTAAACAAAATTTGATCCTACAACACGATTAGCCTTTCATTAAAGGCATTTCAAAACACGCTTATTCATATTAAAGTCTGACTTGGACATTACTAAGCGTATCACTAACTTAAATATAAATTTACATGAGTAATACCACAGATAAAGGATTTACAACTATTAATCCAGCAACCGAAAAAACAATAAAACAATACGATTACATGACAGAAGACCAAGCCATTAAAGCTGTGGACAATTGTCATGAAGCTTTTTTAGAGTGGAAACTAAAACCGTTAGAAGAACGCGCAACCATTATAAAAGCAGTTGGTAAAGCATTAATGGATGTAAAGGACGAGTATGCCGAATTAATGACTCAAGAAATGGGTAAATTAGTTAGCCAAAGTCATGACGAGATCGAGCTTTGTGCTGGAATTTGCGAATACACAGCAACTGAAGGTATCAAACAACTACAAGACGAAGTACGTACCATGGAAAATGGAGGAAAAGGAATCATCCAACAAGCACCTTTAGGCGTTATTTATGGTATTCAACCATGGAATTTTCCATTATACCAAGCCATTCGTTATGCGATAGTAAATTTAATGGCAGGAAACGGAGTGTTATTAAAACATGCTAAAAACGTAACAGGATCTGCATTAAAGCTTAAAGACGTTTTTGAAAAAGCAGGATTACCTAAAAATCTTTTTACGGTTTTAATTATAGATCACGAAACATCTGATAAAATTATCGAACATAAAGCAGTTAGAGGTGTTACGCTAACAGGAAGCTCCAAAGCTGGTGAATACGTAGCACAAAAAGCAGCCAAAGCGTTAAAAAAGACAGTCTTGGAGTTGGGTAGTAATGATGCCTATTTAGTATTAGACGATGCAGATATTGATTTAGCAGTACAAACAAGCATACAAGGACGTACGTATAACAACGGAGAAACTTGTGTAGCAGCAAAACGTTTTGTGGTAGTAGACAAAGTGTACGACCAGTTTAAAGACGCGTTTGTTAAAGGAATGAAAGACATTAATTTTGGCGATCCTATGGACAAAGACTCAAAATTAGGACCCATGGCTAGAAAAGATTTAAGGGACAAAATTCACCAACAAGTAGAAGACAGTGTTACTAATGGAGCAACTATTTTATGTGGAGGTACCATTCCTGAAGTTACAGGATATTATTATCCTTCAACCGTTTTAGGTGACGTAAAACCAGGACAACCAGCATATAGTGAAGAGCTATTTGGACCTGTTGCTTCACTAATTAAAGCAAAAGATAACGAAGATGCTATGCGAATAGCTAACGACAGTCGTTTTGGACTTGGAGGCGGAATTTTTAGTAAAGACGAAGACAAAGCCATCCAATTAGCAAAAGACCATTTTGATACAGGAATGATAAACATTAACTCTTATGGATTAGCACATCCAAACATGCCATTTGGAGGAATTAAAGACTCTGGTTATGGACGTGAACATGGTGGATTTGGTATCAGAGAGTTTGTAAATTCTAAATCTATTATGTTGAATAATAGCAAATAAATTTTAATAGCGTAATAGCTGTCGTATATAAAAGATCAAGTTGAAAAGCTTGGTCTTTTTTTTGGTTTATGGTGTAATTTAAGATAGCATGAATCACTCTCATTTAAAAATTAGAAACAATTAGTTTAAAATTAAATTCAATCCTTTTTGTTTAAATCCCTATGTATTTTGTAGTTTTAATTTTTCTAAACAACTGTAATTATTGTAGTTCTTATTGTATCATAATTATAGTCTTTTTTAGTGGTTTATAAGTAGAAAAAATCTCTTTATAGTTCTATTTTAAGAGAAAAATTGAATTAAAATGAAAAACGAAAATCAAATAAAATGTCCTAATTGTGGGACTTCCATAGATGTTCAAGATATTTTATCACATCAATTAGAAGAGGAAATAAAACAAAAGTATCAGTCGCAAATTGCTGCGGAGAAAAAACGATACGAGAGTCAGCAAGAGCAACTTAAACAAGAGAAGTTAGATTTTGAACAAAAGAAAAAGCGTGAGAATGTGTTATTTCAAGAACGTCTAGAAAATCAGCTTAAAGAAGATAAAAAAGAAATTGAAGCAAAGCTAAAACTTAAATTAAAGGAAGAGCAATCGGACCAGTTTGCTGCGTTACAAAAAGAGTTAAACGAAAAATCTGAACAGGTCAAAGAGTTAAACCGCTCTAAAGCAGA
The genomic region above belongs to Olleya sp. Hel_I_94 and contains:
- a CDS encoding DUF1853 family protein, with translation MSDKTDNFQAQFSGFFNTPHLFFSEINTMQPFVKQLDRPFVFNRKVRPNIRLGQRVEQFVFEELKQFDDISVLSENIQIQENVNQTIGELDCLILNNSEPIHLEIQFKYYLYDASLGSTEIDCLIGPMRRDSLIEKLNKLKLKQLPLLYNTATKPYLDKLQLDVDSIKQQIYFKAQIFVPYGSNITFKTLNNNCIYGFYFKYKDLMLFKDCKFYKPQKTDWLLDVNSHVNWLTLDQIKPQLTIYQSEKYSPLLWLKFPNGQITKCFVVAW
- a CDS encoding DEAD/DEAH box helicase; the encoded protein is MSTKTLELQERTEGKSLYSYQKGAIDKIFKCFEEAPEDYHLLYQLPTGGGKTVIFSEIVRQYLKHHKKQVLVMTHRIELCKQTSNMLSEFGVSNKIVDSKADLSDQGDFNCFVAMVETLNNRLTDNKLDISDIGLVIIDEAHYNSFTKLFKFFEKSFILGVTATPLSSNINLPMKDNYNELIVGETIQSLIENEFLARAEIFSYNVGLTSLVVGANGDYTVKSSEDLYTNTDMLTKLIQAYEERCKGKKTLIFNNGINTSLHVYDTFRRAGYPVAHLDNNNTKKERKAILKWFKETPDAILTSVSILTTGFDEPTVDCIMLNRATKSLTLYYQMIGRGSRILKNKNKFIVIDLGNNLHRFGPWGSDLDWHKIFRSPNYYLDGILSDEELENNFRYEMPEDLREQFKKSDHVYFDIKKCYIDSIRAGESSKVVLERSIQHHAHICTENSEDLWDALALAKLLGDDIDYRISRYTKCISKSTFNFVEWLKDDYRKKLNAYLRTNFDEIFEEINGFPPED
- a CDS encoding DEAD/DEAH box helicase, encoding MMTFKDLGLDKNYIKSLKELGIKSPTEIQAQAIPMLLKSSTDFIGLAQTGTGKTAAFGLPLLHKINPKKDAVQALIIAPTRELVQQIKKQLFKFTKYNNSKIFLEGVYGGEKIDIQLRNVARTTHIIVATPGRLVDLMTREAVDLSQVKTIVLDEADEMLSMGFKNDLTTILKGVTGQKNTWLFSATMSNDLKDIVKRYIADEAIRLEIDRSSVVNQNISHYFVETTLHEKSSTLIRLLEDRENQRGIIFTKTKAGAQALRHQLETEGFNVGALEGDMQQKERDKVMRAFKNTTLQLLISTDVSARGIDVNDLAFVIHHQLPEHTEYYTHRSGRTARAGKKGESIALILGNEHSDLKKVETTLGIKFKQLSV
- the hpf gene encoding ribosome hibernation-promoting factor, HPF/YfiA family translates to MDINFEYDKVKASEALEEFTTEKIQKLFNKYEFIVRADVFFKLENTNDDKSGKIAGIRLSAPGPRLFAEESKETLHKSVSEVVNQLERQLAKRKGKMNTH
- a CDS encoding M16 family metallopeptidase, coding for MRTIKIALLLMSLTVISCKDSGTTETTKTEDFKINYEKFTLKNGLEVILHEDHSDPIVAVATLMHVGSNREKPGKTGFAHFFEHMSFNDSENVPVGANRKMIPEWGGSRNGGTSNDYTVYYEVVPKDAFEKIMWIDSDRFGYMINTVTEAALEREKQVVKNEKRQRVDNAAYGYTDEIIRKNLYPEGHPYSWTVIGALPDLQAATIDDVKAFYQQYYGAKNASLVIAGDIDVAETKKLVEQWFGEIPSGPEVEEQNFEPVVLNETKSLYFEDNFAKLPEIRLVYPTFKNYHEDTYALDILGQLLSGSKKSPLYNVIVQEQKLAPNVGTYQNSSELAGEFVFRVRANAGTDLDQVKSAIDDGLKRFETTGVNSADLKRIKAQLETDLYQGVSTALNKAFQLVQDNEFNGDPSFITERAKLTNAVTEADIMRVYNTYLKGKHAVMTSVVPKGQLDLAVAESKEATVWIEEVKQDVANEEVSQGEEAVYEKTPSKFDRSEPDFGKLPVFKAPAIWKGELENGMALYGIENNEVPLVQFDITIPGGQLLDPKGKEGVSNLFSDLMMQGTKTKTAADLEEAIGLLGANINMYSANEDFHITGSCLTKNLDETIKLVKEIILEPRWDASEFSRLKQALETSLKGSEANPNAIASNVFDQLMYGKDNRFGINSSGTLQSTKDITMEDLKAYYKNLSPKKASFHIAGAINKTQTIAALSPLKAWEGETINVPTLAVQSTNTGGTLYFVDVPDAKQSVLYIGKLALSGKDENANNLDFANEILGGGSSGRLFQTLRIGKGYTYGAYSGITNREAVSPFAIRSSVRANATLKSLEIIKNMVKDYKQSFTDTEVELTKNKILKGNTRAYESLGAQLGILRRISKYNKDDNFLDTDQDELLSMNLENYQAIIDQYLNESEMVYLVVGDKATQFEEVKKLAKPVVQLDIYGNKI
- a CDS encoding PepSY-like domain-containing protein; translation: MKAFKNIKFALIAFIAFSCQHTVKGQTPEVVKQAFEAKYPNENNPDWEVDANGNYEAQFKQNGEKYRADFSPSGNWIETESSIKKDDLPKAIRDIIKNEYGSEDITEVEHVDSASKGEFYDVEFKQKGKNKDVEFRANGTIIN
- a CDS encoding YihY/virulence factor BrkB family protein produces the protein MTTTKTFKLSSLPKLLFTTAKSWYKSEPFQRSAIVAYYAILSLPALIIIILNLVGSVWGRDIVQGELLDEIAKAIGPDTAETIRLMIVGRGNETTSLFTTVVGIATLLYGATGVFFQLQAAFDKIWDNEADYANGFIATLISRLKSFGFILIIGFLLLTSFLLTSLLSTFSNQLQRFLPDNVVEYLFAFDFIISIGFIYVLFAAMFKFLPSATISWKSVRVGALLTTLLFLLGKYLLAIYFNTMQPGSTYGAAGSIILIMLWVSYTSLILLYGAHFTKTYANTFIRD
- a CDS encoding peroxiredoxin-like family protein; its protein translation is MIKPREKAPELQIKLVNNTTWKLSDQSPENFTLVLFYRGKHCPVCKSQLEELQKKLDKFTDRGVNVIAISSDTEDVAKATHKEWDISNIPLGYDFSIDEARKWGLFISSGIKEEPELFTEPGLFLITPDQTVYWESIQSMPFGRPGFNDVLGGIDYILKADYPARGEA